The genome window GGGGTCGGGGGAGCGGCCTGCTCCGGCGTTGCGGGAGGCATGAGGAGGGAGGCGGCGTCCGGCAGGGGTCGGGGGACCGCTGGGATCGAGGGTCCGGGGCGGTGCGGTCGCTCCACTCGTTGGCAGTGGCGATGGCGGATGTAGGAGAGCCCGTGATGCCGCGTCAGCAGCCGCACGGCCACCGGCTCCGGCACCCGCATGGTGATGACTGACTGCGGCTCCCAGACCTCGGAGTCCGGCCCATCACCCACTCCGGACTCGAACGAGGCCCCGGCGGAGACGACGACCTCGCCCGCGCCTCATCGGCTTCCTGCACCCGGTGACCCCAGGCTGGTGTGCCTTCTGCCAACTGGTCCCCGTCGCGGCGCACGATCACGAAGCCTGTGGCGCGCCGGGGTGCCGGGCGAAGGGGAGCTCGCTTCTCGGGATCGCGAGTTCGACTGCGTACGTCGCTGCTCGTGTCCTACGCTGCCCGCGGGGCGCGGCGTCGGTGCCGGGCGGGGGAGGCGACATGATCGTCGGGGTTCACGGCATTCGGTGCTACCGGTACCTGACCGAGGCCGGCAGCGCGGAGCTGGCCGGTGAGGCACTCGCCGCCGAGTGGAGTGAGGCGCTGGGGCTGCCCCCCGAGCCGAGGACACTTCACACCGCCTATTACGCCCCGTTGCTCCACCTCGGAACCGCTCAGGGCTCGGACGAGGCCGAGTTGCTGCCGCCAGGAGGTCAACGGCTCCTGGTGGAGTGGGTGTCGGCGCTGGGTGCGCCCACGGAGGTCACGATGGGCCGGGGCACCAAGCCCGTCCGGCAGGCGGCCGAGTGGCTCGCCGAACGGTACGGTGCGGCGGCCCGACGGTTCGTGATCATGCTGTGCCGTGAGGCGGACACCTATGTCTCGGACCCCGGCTCGCCGCGACGGGCGGCCGTGCGCGCGGAGCTGGGGCGGGTGCTGGAAGAGCGGAAGCCCAAGGTGGTGATCGCGCATTCGCTGGGCTCCGTCGTGGCGTACGAAACGCTGTGGCACAGCCCGGTCGAACTCGACCTGCTCGTGACGCTCGGCTCGCCGCTCGGCATGCCGCACGCGTTCTTCGAGCGCCTCTCGCTGGGCGAGGGCAACGACGAGAACAAGGGGCAGCGGCCTCCGAAGGTCAGACGCTGGGTGAACATCGCGGACGTGGGCGACATCGTGGCCCTGCCGCGCGATCTGCCCAGCCGCTTCCCGGGCATCGACGCCCACTACGAGGTCTCCCTGGGCCTGGTGGCCTCGCACAAGGCGACACGCTATCTGGCACAGTCGGAACTCGCCCGCGAGCTGAGCCCGT of Streptomyces phaeolivaceus contains these proteins:
- a CDS encoding alpha/beta hydrolase family protein; protein product: MIVGVHGIRCYRYLTEAGSAELAGEALAAEWSEALGLPPEPRTLHTAYYAPLLHLGTAQGSDEAELLPPGGQRLLVEWVSALGAPTEVTMGRGTKPVRQAAEWLAERYGAAARRFVIMLCREADTYVSDPGSPRRAAVRAELGRVLEERKPKVVIAHSLGSVVAYETLWHSPVELDLLVTLGSPLGMPHAFFERLSLGEGNDENKGQRPPKVRRWVNIADVGDIVALPRDLPSRFPGIDAHYEVSLGLVASHKATRYLAQSELARELSPFLPST